TCAGTTCAAACATCAGTTGTATCTTTATTAATGGATCATGGTTATATACCGGTTGTTGCACCACTGGCACGCACTGTGGCAAACGAGACACTTAATGTGAATGCAGATTTAGCTGCAGCAGCTATTGCAAATGGTGTAGGAGCTGAGAAGTTTTTATTTGTAACAGATGTACCTGGAATTATGGATCAAAATAAGCAGGTTATTGAAACCATTACACCTCAAGAAATTACTGAATTGATTGCAAAAGAGGTCATTACAGGGGGAATGATTCCAAAGGTCGAATCAGCCGTATCGACTTTATCTGACATTTGTCAAGAGGTTATGATTGTAAGTGGAAGCGAGGCCTTTGTTGAGAACGGTATTTTCAAAGGAACAAAAATTGTAAGTGAAGGGGAGGTTTTGCAATCATGAGTTATTTATTCCCTACCTACGCGAGATGGGATGTAACGATGAAAGAAGCAAAGGGCTCATGGGTTACTGATGAGAATGATAAAAAGTATTTAGATTTTATCTCCGGTATTGCTGTTTGTAACTTAGGGCAT
This genomic stretch from Metabacillus sp. B2-18 harbors:
- the argB gene encoding acetylglutamate kinase, with the translated sequence MSKTVVLKCGGSTVHQLSETFFQSLKDLVSSNWRVMIVHGGGPDITKMLKALEIETEFYNGQRKTTDDVLEIAEMVLAGKINKHLTNLLQQKGFNSIGVSGTDGGLLQAEYLDKENLGLVGKVTSVQTSVVSLLMDHGYIPVVAPLARTVANETLNVNADLAAAAIANGVGAEKFLFVTDVPGIMDQNKQVIETITPQEITELIAKEVITGGMIPKVESAVSTLSDICQEVMIVSGSEAFVENGIFKGTKIVSEGEVLQS